CCGTAATCAAATCAGCAGGCTTATTTTCGGCACATTCGAAAATTTTAGTAATCCATGTACCTGCAAGATTACGTTCACGCTGAGCCTTTATCACATCCATGCTGATACGCCGAACATTTTCGATCAAAGCAAGTCGTAGCATCCCCGGCAATGCCCAGACCTCGCCTAATGTCAACGGGGTCACCTGCTGATAGGCCGTGAGATAACTGGTCAGGCTGGCTACGTCCCAGCGACCATCACCGTGAGCAATGGCCTCTGAGGCAATATTATAAACTCGTGGGCAACTGAAGGGTGACATCAGCGAGGGAAGGCCTTTACCAAAACTTTTCGGCAAATGCTGGCGGACAGTACGGATTTGCTCCTCAATCAGGTAGTAATTGTCAAGCAGCCATTCCCCTGCAGGCATGACGCTCGTTTTTATCCCGGCATTAAGCTCGTAGCAGTTTTGTGTGATGACAGCTTCGTTGTCCGCGAGTCGTTTCAGAAGGTAATATGGAAGTTTATCGGGCGATAATTTATGTGTGTGTGCCAGTATTTTTCCATAGCGTTCCATCTGAGCGTTCGAAAAAAGCTCTGATCGCTGACTGGATTCATCGTCAGCATAGTTCGCCGGAAAGGTAACGTATCCGGCGACCTGTACCGGAAGCTGGGAGCGGTTAAACCACGTCCGGGGATTCATTTTCATAGAGTTGCTCTGATGCGACGTTAGCGCGCAGGAGCAGTTGCGAAATCAGTTCAGAAACGTTCTCTCAGGATGGGCGTGAGGCATCAGGGATTCAACAGCTGCGGGAATATGATTTAAGTCCGGGAACACCGGGCTAATGGTCGAATGAGTGCAAGGATTAAGGCGACGAGACAAACAGCGCCTTGCATCCCGGGCACAGCATTGCTTGCTTACGGCGAACTTTCGCGAGAGATTGAGATGACCGGAAGCCACAGACGGGGCAGATGACAGGGGTCATCGATGCACCACTGATGAATTTCATTGCGTAATCAATAATAGACATTCTGATTAACCTTTCAATGAAGGAGCTTCAGCTTATCATGCCTGATTAAAAATTGAACGCTTAATTTGTATTCATCAGTTTTAATCTACAAAAGGGAGAAAACAAGGGGAGCTACTTTTAGACGACTTTTATGGGGAAAAAGGGTGAATGAAACCAATCAGACCCTCTAATTGTATGATATTCATGCTAAGTAAATATTCGCTGCAACAGGACCACTAAGGCAATTGATACGACAAAACTCAATACGGAGCCCGGGAATGAGCTGATTTGTTTCGCCGCAACTAACAGCAGAAACATGAAGCAAAACATCTTTTCGGCCATCTGATGGGATGATGAGACCTTTACCACTAAGAATATCAAAACTTTTGACAATTCCAGTCATTTTACGCGACAAATTAATTCCTTTTTTTAAATTCGCAACAACCATACGCTGAAAAAAACCTTAAATCCACCTTTAATTCATTCCTGCAAGCATTTCTATGTTATAAAAAAAGAAATTGCTAATCATTACGCGCCATGTGTTAATGACCTCCATCGAGACGAAGTATCAAACATAACAGCGGGCAGCAAACATTATTAAGGACAACTGCTGGTATCTTTTGATAATCCTGAGGTTAGTGGTACTCGTTTACTATCAATTTTATATCATTTACGAGGAGTCAGTATGTCATCACGAAGTAAAGGCCTGGTAAAGTGGTTTAACGAAAAAAAAGGCTTTGGTTTCATTTCTCCTCTCGATGGCGGGAAGGATATACCCGTACATTTTTCTGCTCTTCTTGGTGATAACTTTAAGACACTTTTTGAAGGACAAAAAGTTGAATTCGCTATCCAGCGCGGAGAAAAAGGGCTGACTGCCGCCAGTGTAACGCTTTGCGATAAATAAATATTCCCAAGCCGGCGGCAGCGACTAAAATTTACTGCTGAGAAGACAGAGTAACAAAATCATTCTGTGGAACACGATAATATTCAGCATATCTTGTCAGCGTATGTTTTGATTACAGCCTTACACGAATTTTTCATTTTTTGACTCAGGTCTGATGACTCTCATGGTGGCAATACCTCCACTTTCACTTTATACAAGCTGATAACCGAAATGCATATTACGCCAACCGGAGTTTTATCGCCCTACACCGTACTATGCGAATCTCATCACTTCCTCAGTAACATCTTCCCGAAAATGTTCATCGCCAGACATAACAGCGTTGCCCTTATGTGCCTGACCTGCTCCCCGTTCATTAACACACCGCGATATCAGTAATGTCTTCACAAGCCACATGAGGACATCCTCATGAATACGCGTTTCAGGCATACAGTTCACGCGTATTCTGGGCTGCTATAAATATGCGCGCTTTATATGAATCTAAATTTTTTCATTTTTTATCAGGGCATGCTAGCCTTAATGTACTGTGAAGCCTACCGATTAAGATTCATTACTCCTTAGGTCCGAAACATTAATGTTTCTAACCAAGGAGTTATGATGAAAAACGAACATGCAATAATTGGCGAAGCCATCATTGCTCTTCTTAGTACACACGCGCGTGAAAAATTCAGCAGGAAGATGTTAGAAGACTACCTGAAAGCTTTATACCTGGAGAAATATGAAAGCAGTTGTTCAGTCGATGAAATTGATTTACATCTATCGGCGCTTAAAAAAATCAGCTTCAAAAGTCAGTAGATTTTCTGCCAAAACAATCTCGTAATCAAAGTTTATCTTTATTAACAACGACATTTCATCAATGCCGGAGGGATTAATCATAATAAAATGCAAATGAAAATCAAAAAAAATGGAGCTTTTGTGACATTATCATTTTCACTGGAGTGATGAACAGCTAAGCAATCTTGTAACCAGTTTTATTTCTTAACCTCATCTTCTGAAGGATAAGGAAGTTCAATGCTGTCAAATGGATTTTCTTCATCCGATGCAACTGATTTTTTGTTATGCACAGGTAGAATCATGCTGTTTTTATTTTCTGTTAATGAATCAACGTTACTGGAATGATCTGTCATAGATAACCTCTGCGTAGTTTGGTAATTTGATGCTTCTGAAAAGGCTACACATGTGCGTGGCCTTTGTTTAGATCAACTAACAGCTCTGCTTATCAATCTCAGGAGCCACCCGGAAGAGAAACAAGCGAACAATTTTCTGATTATCCCTAGTTACTGGTGCTGGCTATCCAAGGACAACCTAAGCGTAGTAGATTTTGATGTTTTTAGTGAAATTAAAATCAAGCATTGAGAAATATGTTTTAACAGAGTTTTAACGGAGCTTTAACAGCATCATCCTGTTTAAACAGAATTATTGACAGCATAAAATCTTTTAGCTGAAGCCTTCTTTCATTTTTGAATTAGTGCTGGTTTTCAGCACAGTGGTTTATTTGTCTTTTTATAAGTCACCTCCGTCTCGACAGAGGCGCCAAAACGAGACATTGCGACCATCATATTCACTGTCAACAGTGCATTTAAAAAATGAAATAATATAGATAACAAATAGATACACTGTTGATATTTATTTCAGACTATTTATAAATCCCGCTTAAAACAGAGCGCACCACGCCAGTTTGTCTGATTATCCTAAAAGCGACATCATAGATAACCGGTAACCCGGCAAAGGCAGGGGGGGATCATGCTTTTGCCGGGTTGGACAAGCCCGGCGGGAACTAGGCGCGTCAGTGCTGTGCTTTATCGATCGCCGCCAGAATCTGCTCCGGTGACGCCAGCCCGGCAAAGACGGTGATGGTTCCGGGTGAGGCGTTCTCCACCGGCATCACAATCAGTCCTGGCGTACCCGTGAGCCCCAGCGCCTGCGCGAGCGCATCGTTTTTTCCCAGAACAGGGGCATGGTCCACGGCGTTCAGCGTATCCACGCCGGCGGCGTGAGCTACCGCCTTAATATCCTCTGTCGTCAGGTCACCCTCGATGTGCCCGGTGTGATATATCCCGTTGTGGTAGGTCAGGTAGCCTGCTGCGCCTTTCGCTTTCCAGACCCCGATACCGTACTGCGCCGCCAGGGACGACGTCTCCCACTTCGGTGCAAATATCGGCCATTCCTTAAAGATGTAACGCACGTCAGGGCGGGTTTTCATCACCTGCTCCATCCCCGGCGCCAGTCTGCTGCAGAACACACACTGGTAGTCAAAGAACTCAATCACGGCGACCTTCGCGCCGGCCGGTCCGCTTACCGGTGTGTCAGCATCCCTGAGCAGGGCCGCCTGGTTATCCATGACCTTCAGGCTCATGGCCAGCTGCTCACGCGCATGCTGTTGTTGCTGCAGCTTCTGGCTGACCTGCACCAGAACGTCCGGGTGCGCCAGCAGATAGTCAGCCGCTATTTCCCCTATGCGGGCTTCCTGCTCTGGCGTGAATGCCGGCGCAGGTGCTGCATGGAGGGGGGTAAAAACAGATAATATGACTGTTGTAACTAATGACAGTGTTGTCTTTTTTATGCTCACGTGTGCTCTCCTGATTAACGTTCTTTCTGAATGGTGCGTGGGGGCGCGTGTTCCTGATGCTCTATCTCGCGTCCGCGCTCAGGCATATCGCGCGGCAGCGGCATGTCACGCTGGTGCTCAGCAAGCTCACGGGCCACCTGCCCGGCAACGGCACGCTCGCCGGTGGCTTTATCCTGCGACAGAGCCGGCAGCGGGCCGGGCCGGTCTTTATCCGCCTGAAGTTCCCGCTCCTCGCCGGCAATGCGCGCGATGTCCTTCCCGTCAGGTACGCGCTCTGGCGTGGTGTCGTCTTTCAAACTGAGACGGATATCCGCGACACGCTCTTCTTCAGGCAGCACAATACGGCTCTGGTATTCTTCATACGCCTGCATCTCCTGCTGACGCTGTGCCTCTGCAATTGCATATTCATCGCTTCCCCGCAGTTCCTGAATGGCCTGCTCAATGGCACGGGCAGGAACAGATTCATCGTCACGCACGGGTGCGGCTGCCGGCACCGTCACGGCCTCTGACTCAGCAAGCCTGATCGTCTGTGCACGGGCAGCCTCTTCCGACAGGGCTGCGCCCTGGCTGACTTTCAGCATCCACGGTGAAGGCTTCTCGTCGCCTGTCTGCCATACCACACCGTCCCCGGGGTGCTCCCTCACCGCCTTAAATGCCTCGTCAGCCGTGCGTACCACATGGGTGTTTCCGCTGCGGCTGCGCTGCATGACTGCTCCGGTCGCGCCCTGGGTGGCCACCATACGCACGTCACCCCGCATCAGGCGACCGGTGTCACTTGCCACCAGTGAGACGAGCGCCAGCCCGGCGCTGCGACCGTTGTTGTCATACAGGGGCAGCGCCAGGGACGGGTCCGGGAAACGCCGGGTGGCCGGGATCACTCTTGCGGTGAGGTTATGCTCTCCCATCGCCTCATGCCGCGACCACGCGCGCCCTATCGCGGTTTTTCCGACAGGCTGTCCCATCGCCCAGATAACCTTCGCCTGTTTGCGCTCTGTCTGCGGGCTGAGGGCATCGTGCGCCGTCTTCAGATCGTACTCGGTTCGCTTGATGCTCCTGACCCACTTTTCCGTCCCGTCCGTGTAGACCTGCACATGCTGTTTTGCACGCGATAACGAAATGTAAAAGGCACGTTTGTGGGCCATTGCCTGGCGGCTTCCCTCCGTCCCTTCCAGCGCCAGTACCGCCCCCTCACTGGCACCCTGTGCGCCATAGCCTGTGATGGCCCAGGCATAATCCAGATGCTGTTCGGCCCTGACCTGCACGGGATTGATGGTTTTCCTGCCGTCCGCGCCCTGCAGCACGATGTCCCCGCTGTCGGTCACCTTCTCAACGGTAAATTTCTGGTTGGCAGCCTGCCCCCGGTTACGGTCGGTGACGGTGAAGCGCACCACGGCACCCGCTGCGAGTATTTTCTCGCTGCGCTTAAACAGCTCCACGTCGCCGGTGAGCAGCTCGCGGGGTGAAACCATCGCGATCCGGTCATTCTCGTTCCGGACGGTAACAAGCGAGCCGTTATAATCGACGGCCACCACATCCTGATAGGTGTCGCCGCGCTTCAGCACCATCCCCGCCTCCCAGGCCGCCAGCTTGTTGAACTCATGCCGGGTATGCTTAATTTTTTCCAGCACCGGCACGCTGATTTTTTTCTCGCCCAGCTCCTCCCGCGCGTCCAGTGCGTCAAAAATCTCCCGGTTAATGGCCGCGCGATCGTCGTTCAGCTGGGCAATAATGAGCGTTTCATCCCGTGCCTTCGGCGTGCGGCTGAGCCAGTCAGCCACCAAGTCACTGACCGGGTTGTCTGACTCCGCCAGTCCCTCAGCAGGGGGCTGCCAGTCCGGTTCCTGACGGGCAACGAGATCCGCAGGCTGATGCTTCAGCCGCTCAAGCGCGGCATCGATGCGGTTATCAATGACGTCATGTACCGCGTCACGCAGGTTGACTTCCTTCTGGCGGACAATCTGTTTCATGATGGCCACATCCATCGGGCTGCGCTCCTGAACCAGCCTGAACGGTGCCCCTGATTCCGGGGATTCAAACTGATCGATGTCCCCCATCGACACGCCCCGCCCCCCGCCGGCCTGAATGGCCAGATACGCGGCGGCAGTGTCCTGGTTGCCCAGCATCGAGGATTCATCGATAAGGAAGACGCGGTTGCTGAAGTCGGGCTTTTCGCCGGCGGCCTTCATCTGGTCATATTCGACGAGGAAGGATTTGACCGTCTGCGCCTCGATCCCCACCGCCCGCAGCTCCTTCACCGCCTGGTGCGTCGGTGCAAGGCCATGCAGCGCGGGCCGGGCGGATGCCGGCAGGGTGTCGAGTGCGGTTTTCACCGCGCGCACCTGGGTCGTTTTACCCACCCCGGCATACCCCTGTATGCCGGTAAACTGGTCACGGCTGTTGAGGACCAGCTGCGCCGCTGCCTTTTGTCCCTGCGTCAGCCCGTCGAGCAGGGCGTTATCCACCTGCTCCATCAGGGGCACCTGCGTGTCCTTGCCCGCGACAATGGCGCTGATGATGGTTTTCTCCATCTCCCAGGTCGCGCGGGCAACCAGCAGGGGCTCTGTTTTGTTCGGGACGCGGATAAGGTCGCCGTTTTTGATCATCGCACTGATTTCACGCGTCACTTCCGTCAGACCCGGATGAAACGCCGTCGCGGCCTCAGCCAGCTTCAGCTCGTTGAGGGTGACGGACTGCTGATCGGCAATGGCACGCCGGACCGCCAGCGCGGCGTCACTCAGCACACCGGCCTGAAGTGTCCGGACGGCGCTGCTGATGTCGGCCTCACCGCTGAGTTTCGTCACAAGCTGCACCGGCGAATTGTCGACACGCATTCGCTGCAGCCGTGCCTCCGCCCGGTCCTGCGTCTCGGCCGTAAATATCTCCGCGCGGCTCCCGGACTGCGCCAGGGAGTTCACGGTCTGGGCAGAGATATCCCGCGAATTAAGAGCGGCCAGTACCACGCCGGTGTCGTTGTCACGGTTGCCCGGCCCGGCCACGTAGCCGTGGGTCACATACAGCGGCCTGTCTGCCGGCAGCGTGACGGCCTTTCCGTCCCGCATGACCCCGATGCCCTGCGGGCTGACGCCGGTTACGGTCAGTCTGTCTTTTGCCTTCAGGCCTGCACCGCGGTCGGCGGCCAGCGCAATCAGTTTGTCGCCGCCGGCAACGTGCAGCTGCTCGCTGTTGAAGAGTCGCCAGTCGGCGGTCAGGTCGCTGATTTTCTGTCTGACCAGTACCCCGTCGCTGTCGATAAGCGACAGCATCCGGGTCTCCTCATGCACCCTGTCGATAATAAAGTGCCGGGCTTCACGCTCCGTGCGGTCCTCCAGAACCTGACCGGCACGGTAAGACCCGGTCATCCGGCGGGTTTTGCTGTCCAGCCACACCGGTGTGCGCGCCTCAATGGTGACACCGTCACGCTCAAGCTGCCCCGCGTTCTGCAGGGCATCGCGGATAAGGCCTGTCAGCTGCTTCTGCTCGCGCTGCCCGATTACCACCGCCGTCACCGGCTCCGTGCCGGGATTCAGCTCCGCAAAGCGGGTGGCCAGCGCACTGTACCGATCGCGCTTGTCAGCAATACTGATAACCTCTGCTTCAAGACCCGGCGACGGCTCCGTGCGGCGGCTGCGCCTCACGCCGGCAGACTCCAGCACTGACATGGCATTCCCGTTCGCCTGACGACCCGCGCTGTCGAGGAAGACCAGCTGGGCGTCTTTTTCCCGCGCCTCACCCAGCAGGATCAGCGTTTCCTTCAGCCCCAGACGCTCTGCGCCTTCAATAATGAGCGTGCTCTGTGGCCGCAGGCTCAGTTCCCCCTTCAGCAGCTGCTGCCGCCCGGTGATGTGTTCCCGCAGCACGTCTGATTTTGCCAGTGAAATGGCACGTTCAGCCGAGCTGGCCAGCACCTTCACTTCGCGGCCATGCGCGGCAGAGATGCCGGCCAGCTGCTCCGTCAGTTCGCGGATGCCTGCCACGCCCTTCGGGGCATTCATCAGTACCAGGGCATCCTTCTCAACAGGCTCAAGGGCGGGCGGCGCGTACTGTGCCGGACGGGTGAAGCTGACAACGTGCGTTTCGCTGAGGTGCTCCTTTCCCAAGGCCTGAATGGAGAGCTCATCGAGGAGGTGATGGCGGGAAGTGAATACCCCTTTCTCCGCATCAAGCGGCACAATCAGCCCCTCCTTCAGCGCCTCATCCAGCGCCAGTTTGATTTCTTTCACATCGGGTATTTTGTCGCTGAACTCGGTGGTGCTCAGCAGCAGTTCACCCCAGGTGAACCGGGTTTTGCTGTCGCTCAGCTGGGAGACCGCCATGCGCACGGCATCCGTCACCTCCTGACGGACGTCGGGCTGCTGCGAATCTGCCGTTTTAACGTTCCCGCCACGCTCTGCGCTCGCCGGTGCGCTGTCCCGCGCCGGAACACTGCGTGCCGGTACAGGCTCAGCCGGGTCACGCCCTTCTGCAGACCGTGCCGGTTGTTCCGCGTCGCGCTGCCCGTTACTGCGTGTCACCTGCTCATCACGGGCAGGCTGTTCTGCGGGCGACGGCGCTTTGGTTGCGTCCGGTTGCGTGGCGTCACGAACGGGTTGCCGGTGCGCCGCAGGGATGGCCACCGCCCCGGCGTCCGGCGCGTCGCGCGGCACCACGCTGTCCTGGTAGGCTTTCATATCCCAGCCCTTCTCTTTCATCTGGGTTTGCCAGCGCTCCATCAGACGAAGACGGGAGGGATCGACTTTGGCTTTACGGGTGTTCTTGGCGGCGATATCGAGGCTTTTCAGCGTGGCCTCGGCACCGACGGCACCGCGCACTTCCCGGCCGCGCGAGGAATACTCTTCCCGGACCGCTTCCGGCACGGCCTTAATTTCCCACATCCCGTGTGGCCCGACTTCCTCAATTTCATGCCCCAGGGTTTCCACGCGATCACGCAGGGCGGTACGGTAAAGTTTACCCAGCGTGACCTGCATTTTCATCACCGTCTCGATAAAACCGGCGTTGTGGATGTAGTCCGTGGCCAGCGCCTTCCATTTGCCGTTCAGCTCCGTCATGTTGGCAACCAGCATGTGTGTGTGCAGCTGCGGATCGAGGTTACGGGACGTGTCGTGTGTGTAGAGCGCGGCCACCATTTTCCCGGTGGGGATGATGGAGGTTTTGCCGTCCACGGTTTCGCGCGCGGAGATCAGTTTTTCAACGTAGCCTGCCGCCACACGCACAGCGTACTGATGCGCTTCCAGCATGGCTTTGTCCCCGCCCACAAGGGCGAGGATGGAGACACTTTTCGGTGCCGAAAACGTCAGGTCATGGCCGGGGCGATGGGAGTGGATACCGTTGACCTCCTTACCGAGCCGTGAGCCGTCAGGCAGGCGGCCCTCGAGCACGGCCGTCAGCTGGTCGCTGCGCACCGGCCCCTCCAGCCCCAGCGCGCTGGCCCCCTCACCCAGCCATTCGCTCTCCAGCTGCCCGAGAAAATAGTAGTTGTCTTTATTGCTGTAGTAGCCAGCCGCATCACCGGCAGACACGATGGGGGCGGGTGACATCATCGTTCGGGTTCTCCGTCATAATCGCGTTCAAAATCGGCTTCATCAAAGCCGGGGTCTTCGGGGTGGCGGTTAACGAGGATGTTTTCCTCCTCGCGCTCCATCCGCTGGCGGGTATTCCCGTCTTCGTTGTGGTGTCCGGACGCGGTTCCGGGCTGGCCGGCGGTCTTCAGCTCCAGCCCGCCGTTTTCCAGCTGCGTGACCTGCATCCTGAGTTCCTGTGCCTCACCGCCGCTTTCTTCGGAATTTCCGTCTGTTGCTGCAGGCTTACGGCGTGCCCGGTTAAGCAGGTCAAGTGCGCCACCAGGCGGTGTCTCGGCATCACGCTCCCTGCCGGTTGCGCGCGCGAGCACACTGAGCGCATTGCCCGGCAAAGTTTCAGGAGTGGGTCTGGCAGTAACCCGGACGGGAACGGGAGTTTCAGAAACGGGTGCCGGCGGCACACTCCTAACGTCACGCTGCGTCTCTGCGTTGTCACGGTGTGGTTCAGGCGCGGTAATGCGGGGTGCCGGTGCCGGCACAGACTCAACAGGCTCAGAGGCCTGAGGCTGCACGGCTTCCTTACGGGCTGGCTGTGCCCGCTGCGATGGCGTGGCAGCAGGAGCCGGACTGACCGGCTGACCTGACGGCTGTGCCTGTTGCTGAGCAGCCGCTTTTTCCAGGTGCTCTTCCCCGGTCGGGAATACCAGGCCGGCCAGTGCCGTATCGCGCTCGTTCTCCCTGATGACCTTTTCCAGCTCGGGGCTGAGGGCATCGCGGATATTGCGCTCAATCAGGCCGATATTTCTTTTTTTGGTTTTACGGTACTTCAGCGCCAGCTTCACCACCGGGTATTCGCCAGGCAGCCGCACATAAAACTTCAGGTTACGCAGCTGCATGACCTCTTCATAATCAACGATGGGCTGGCTGACCTTGTCCTTGCCTATGGATATCCCGTCACGCACCTGATCGAGGCCATAGGAGTTCTGCTCGCGCGCCTCCCGGCGTCGTTGGTTACCCAGCTCCTCCTCGACCATTTTCGCCACCTCAGCACTCGGTGAGCGGCCATATATGCGCGTGTTGAGCAGGTCAAAAATCGCTTTGGCCACTTCCCGGCCATACGAGTTGATAAGCTGCGGCATGTTCTGGATAC
This genomic interval from Kosakonia cowanii JCM 10956 = DSM 18146 contains the following:
- a CDS encoding cold shock domain-containing protein translates to MSSRSKGLVKWFNEKKGFGFISPLDGGKDIPVHFSALLGDNFKTLFEGQKVEFAIQRGEKGLTAASVTLCDK
- a CDS encoding DsbA family protein, which codes for MSIKKTTLSLVTTVILSVFTPLHAAPAPAFTPEQEARIGEIAADYLLAHPDVLVQVSQKLQQQQHAREQLAMSLKVMDNQAALLRDADTPVSGPAGAKVAVIEFFDYQCVFCSRLAPGMEQVMKTRPDVRYIFKEWPIFAPKWETSSLAAQYGIGVWKAKGAAGYLTYHNGIYHTGHIEGDLTTEDIKAVAHAAGVDTLNAVDHAPVLGKNDALAQALGLTGTPGLIVMPVENASPGTITVFAGLASPEQILAAIDKAQH
- the mobF gene encoding MobF family relaxase, encoding MMSPAPIVSAGDAAGYYSNKDNYYFLGQLESEWLGEGASALGLEGPVRSDQLTAVLEGRLPDGSRLGKEVNGIHSHRPGHDLTFSAPKSVSILALVGGDKAMLEAHQYAVRVAAGYVEKLISARETVDGKTSIIPTGKMVAALYTHDTSRNLDPQLHTHMLVANMTELNGKWKALATDYIHNAGFIETVMKMQVTLGKLYRTALRDRVETLGHEIEEVGPHGMWEIKAVPEAVREEYSSRGREVRGAVGAEATLKSLDIAAKNTRKAKVDPSRLRLMERWQTQMKEKGWDMKAYQDSVVPRDAPDAGAVAIPAAHRQPVRDATQPDATKAPSPAEQPARDEQVTRSNGQRDAEQPARSAEGRDPAEPVPARSVPARDSAPASAERGGNVKTADSQQPDVRQEVTDAVRMAVSQLSDSKTRFTWGELLLSTTEFSDKIPDVKEIKLALDEALKEGLIVPLDAEKGVFTSRHHLLDELSIQALGKEHLSETHVVSFTRPAQYAPPALEPVEKDALVLMNAPKGVAGIRELTEQLAGISAAHGREVKVLASSAERAISLAKSDVLREHITGRQQLLKGELSLRPQSTLIIEGAERLGLKETLILLGEAREKDAQLVFLDSAGRQANGNAMSVLESAGVRRSRRTEPSPGLEAEVISIADKRDRYSALATRFAELNPGTEPVTAVVIGQREQKQLTGLIRDALQNAGQLERDGVTIEARTPVWLDSKTRRMTGSYRAGQVLEDRTEREARHFIIDRVHEETRMLSLIDSDGVLVRQKISDLTADWRLFNSEQLHVAGGDKLIALAADRGAGLKAKDRLTVTGVSPQGIGVMRDGKAVTLPADRPLYVTHGYVAGPGNRDNDTGVVLAALNSRDISAQTVNSLAQSGSRAEIFTAETQDRAEARLQRMRVDNSPVQLVTKLSGEADISSAVRTLQAGVLSDAALAVRRAIADQQSVTLNELKLAEAATAFHPGLTEVTREISAMIKNGDLIRVPNKTEPLLVARATWEMEKTIISAIVAGKDTQVPLMEQVDNALLDGLTQGQKAAAQLVLNSRDQFTGIQGYAGVGKTTQVRAVKTALDTLPASARPALHGLAPTHQAVKELRAVGIEAQTVKSFLVEYDQMKAAGEKPDFSNRVFLIDESSMLGNQDTAAAYLAIQAGGGRGVSMGDIDQFESPESGAPFRLVQERSPMDVAIMKQIVRQKEVNLRDAVHDVIDNRIDAALERLKHQPADLVARQEPDWQPPAEGLAESDNPVSDLVADWLSRTPKARDETLIIAQLNDDRAAINREIFDALDAREELGEKKISVPVLEKIKHTRHEFNKLAAWEAGMVLKRGDTYQDVVAVDYNGSLVTVRNENDRIAMVSPRELLTGDVELFKRSEKILAAGAVVRFTVTDRNRGQAANQKFTVEKVTDSGDIVLQGADGRKTINPVQVRAEQHLDYAWAITGYGAQGASEGAVLALEGTEGSRQAMAHKRAFYISLSRAKQHVQVYTDGTEKWVRSIKRTEYDLKTAHDALSPQTERKQAKVIWAMGQPVGKTAIGRAWSRHEAMGEHNLTARVIPATRRFPDPSLALPLYDNNGRSAGLALVSLVASDTGRLMRGDVRMVATQGATGAVMQRSRSGNTHVVRTADEAFKAVREHPGDGVVWQTGDEKPSPWMLKVSQGAALSEEAARAQTIRLAESEAVTVPAAAPVRDDESVPARAIEQAIQELRGSDEYAIAEAQRQQEMQAYEEYQSRIVLPEEERVADIRLSLKDDTTPERVPDGKDIARIAGEERELQADKDRPGPLPALSQDKATGERAVAGQVARELAEHQRDMPLPRDMPERGREIEHQEHAPPRTIQKER
- the cspF gene encoding cold shock-like protein CspF, giving the protein MSRKMTGIVKSFDILSGKGLIIPSDGRKDVLLHVSAVSCGETNQLIPGLRIEFCRINCLSGPVAANIYLA
- a CDS encoding YnfU family zinc-binding protein, coding for MSIIDYAMKFISGASMTPVICPVCGFRSSQSLAKVRRKQAMLCPGCKALFVSSP